The Barnesiella intestinihominis YIT 11860 DNA window AAGATTGCCGTCTCCCCTCTCGATTTCAGACAACAATCGATAATATTCGGCATTCTGCGAATCTTTCTCTATCGCTCTTTTTATATCGGCTCTCGCTTCGTCGAATCGGGTCAACCTCGACAGACAAAAGGCCCGGTTATAATAGACCGTATGAAAATTGAAAAAGTTCTCCTCCACGATCGTATTCCAATCACGCAAAGAAGATGCATAATCATAATGGTCTTTATAAATGGTGGCACGCACATAATAAAGCATACCCTGCCGGGGAGAACGTTCGATATTCCGATTCAACCCTTCGATAACGCCGTTATACGACTCGTTACTATAAGCGACCAGCTTTTGTATCGCTCCCGAATGCCCGTCATCGAGCGAGACGGCATAGACCAAATCATCGACTGCTTCGGGCATCATGTCCATCTCCTTATAAATCTCGCTGCGCTCCAAATAAATCTTCGGATCTTTGGGCGAGAGATTGACAGCCTGAGCTAATAAATCTTTCGCTCTCACAGGCTGACCGGTATGAGCCTCGACTCGCGCCAATCCCATAAATGCGCTTTGACTGCGAGTATCCATGCGCAACAAATGGTTATAGTCGATTTTAGCCATATCGTATTGTCCCAACCGGCACAGCAGATCTCCCCGGTCTTTCAGAGCCAACCGATGGTTAGGGACTAATCGTAAAGCACTGTTCAAATCGGTCAAAGCAGACTTGGTCTCTCCCCTTTCCGACAGAATCTTGGCTCTCAACAAATAAGCCTGTGCCAAATCGTCCTTCTCTTTTCGAGGAAAATATTTAATCGCATTGTCGATATCCGACAAAGCCTTTTTCATATCCCCCTGTCCGAAATAAGCCATAGCCCGGCTATAATACGTTCTGTAATCCTGTGGATTGGCAGCCAATTCCTCGGCATATACCTCCATCATGGCTTTCACCAAATCATCGTTTTCCGTCGCATGAAGAGCAAACGACGACGTGAAAAAACAAAATAAGATACCCCCTATAAAACACCTGAGTCGAGAAACCATTGTCAAACAGCTTTTATATGTTACTTATCTTTACTACCCAAAGACATTACAGCCTGCCGAATGCACACTAACCTTGTCAGCAAGCCTTCCAAAAGATCCAACGGCAACATATTGGCTCCGTCCGATTTAGCTTTACACGGTTCGGGGTGAGTCTCCATAAACAACCCATCGACACCCACAGCGATACCTGCCCGGGCGATAGTCTCTATCAATTCCGGCATTCCTCCGGTCACGCCTGAATCTTGATTGGGCCTTTGCAACGAATGGGTAGCATCGAGAATAACCGGGAAACCGAACTTCTGCATAATCGGAATGCCCCGATAGTCGACCAACAGATCTTGATAACCGAAAGAAGTTCCCCGTTCTGTAATCATCACATCGTTATTCCCCGCATCCACGACCTTTTGAGCGGCAAACTTCATGGCCTCGGGCGACAGGAATTGGCCTTTCTTGATATTCACCACTCGCCCTGTTTTTGCAGCAGCCACCAACAAATCGGTCTGGCGGCACAAAAATGCCGGAATTTGCAACACATCGACATACTCGGCAGCCATCTTAGCCTCCTCGGCCGTATGAATATCGGTAACGACAGGTATTTTGTATGTATCGGCGACTTTCCGTAATATTTTCAAAGCCTTCTCATCGCCTATCCCGGTAAACGAATCAAGGCGAGAACGGTTGGCCTTGCGATAAGAGCCCTTGAAAATATAGGGTATCTGCAACGATTCTGTTATCCCGACGATCTTTTCCGCAATATCCATCGCCATGTACTCTCCTTCTATGACACAAGGACCTGCCAACAGAAAGAAATTACCGCTATCGGTATATTTAAGATTTTCGAGTTTCATTATTTCGATTTTAACTGATTCAACACTTGTATCGTATGGCAGGCAACTACTCCGGCCGTTTCCGTACGCAACCGGCTCTGCCCCAACATCACCGGCTGAAATCCACAAGCAATAGCTTGCTCTACCTCTTCGAGGCTGAAATCGCCCTCAGGACCTATCAAAATCAAAGCATTCTCTCCCGGGCGATATACCTCGGAGAGTTCTTTCCGCTCGCCCTCCGCATAGCAATGAGCAATGAATTTCTGTCCATCGAAAGGACGGGCGACAAAGTCCGAAAAGGCCTCCATTTCGGACAATCGGGGCAAAACAACTTTTAAGGATTGCTTCATCGCCGAAATCAGAATTTTGTTCAGACGATCGAGTTTTAACTCTTTCCGTTCAGAGAATCGGCATTTCAACAAAGCAATCGAATCAATGCCTATCTCCGTGACTTTTTCGGCAAACCACTCCATTCTATCGAGATTCTTCGTCGGCGCAATCGCTACATGCACTTGTGCCCGCCACGGATTGGGAACTTTCGATTTTTTCAATATCCGTATGCCACAACGCTTCGGATGCACCAGAACGATTTCGGCCAGATATTTATTTCCTCCCCCATCGACAATTCCAATCTCGTCACCTTCGCCCATACGCAAAACTCTGACACAATGCTGGCTTTCCGCCTCAGGGAGCTCATGCACACTTTCAATATCGGGAGCATAAAATATCTGCATAGGACCTCGTTAAAAGATTAAACTTTCTCTGCCTTGACTTTGGCTTGATGTTTATAGTGGAACGTCAATGCAAACAAAATACCGATTACACAAGCATAAGCCGCAAAGATAGTCCAACATGCCGGCCAGTCGGTCACCACGCCATTCTCGCTATGATAAGCGATAACCAACCCAGCACCGTAACCGCCCACGATAGAGCCCAGTCCATTCGTCATCATCATGAAGATACCCTGAGCACTGGCTTTTATGGAAGCGGGAGCCTCATCGGCAATGAAAAGAGAACCCGACACATTGAAGAAATCGAAGGCCATACCATATACGATCATCGATAATACCAAGAATACGACCGGGAAGCCCTCGGGACCGCCGATTGCGAAGAATCCAAAACGCAATACCCATGCCATGAAACTGATGATCATCACCCTCTTAATACCGTATCGGCTCATAAAAAACGGTATCGCCAGAATAAAAAGAGTTTCCGATACCTGAGAAAGAGAAGAGAGTATGACCGAATATTTCACAGCCCAAGCCTCGGGGTGAGTCGCCTTGAAGCTATCGAGAAAAGGAACGCCATACATATTGGTCACTTGAAGGGCTGCCCCCAACAAAAAAGAGAAAAGCAAGAATACGGCTGTACGGTAATTCTTAAACAAGACCAAAGCATCCAATCCCAACACAGACATGAGCCCGTTATTCTTCATCGCCTTAGCCGGAGGACAAGCCGGTAAAGTGAAGCAATAAAGTCCCATTGCGGCAGAAGCGCACGCAGCCATAATCAACTGCCCATTATTGGAGCTGAACCCGGTGAGGTTATCTATCCACATAGCGACGATAAACCCTATCGTTCCCCAAACTCTCACGGGAGGATAGTCCTTAATGCGATCCAATCCGGCTTTATCGATAGCATTATATGCAACGGTATATGACAATGACAGAGTGGGCATATAGGCCAGCATATTGACCAACATCGCTATTTTGAACAAATCATAATCGGTAACGAACGCCGCACAAAAAAGAGAAATAGCTCCGACCCAATGCAGAACTCCCATCAACCGTTCGGCATTCACCCACTTATCGGAAACCACGCCTATAAGCGCAGGCATAATAAGAGAAGCTATACCCGATAGAGCAAACACACTGCCCACGAGTGCACCGTCGAAAGCCAAGCCCCCGTCTTCAACGGGTGTCGTCATATATAATCCCAATGTACAGAGCCATGATCCCCAGATAAAAAACTGGAGAAAATTCATGACTATCAGTCGAATTTTTACACTTTCCATATTCTTGCGTTTGTGTTGTAATAATTTCCTTTTTTACAGGACATGGTTTAGATTATCTGTCAAAAATAAAGCCGATCGAGCACTGGAATACCTCACTTGTCCGAGCATCTTACCGACATGCGGCTTATTTCATGCAAATCTAAAAAAATATCGGTGTTCTTACAAGTTATTATCTCTTTTATTCAGCTCATCTTGAATACGAGCGGCTTCTTCATAAGCCTCGGAAGCAATAGCCTTTTCCAAGCGTTCTTTAAGTTCCTTACGGGAACAATTCGACAAACTCTTTTCTTCGGGGAGTTCTTCTGTCTCTACGACTTCTTTACCTTCATTTTCTTCATAAACAAATCCTGCCTCGTCTATAATATTCTGCATGACATATATGTCGGACCGTGTACGCAAAGCTATGGCTATTGCATCGGAAGTACGGGCATCGATACGAATCTCACGCGTACCATCGTCAAAAAGCATTTCCGAGGAAAAAACTCCATTCTCAAATTTATAAATACAAACCTCTCTCAAACGAATACCGAACCCGTGAGAGAAACTCACAAAAAGATCATGAGTAATCGGACGAGGCGGAACAATACCTTCCAAAGATATAGCTATAGACTGAGCCTCGGACACTCCTATCACGACAGGAATACGACGAGGCCCATTTTCTTCGGCAAGCACCAAAGCATACGCACCTTTTTGTACTTGACTGTAAGTCAACCCCAACACCTTTAATTTTATACGAGTATCCACGTCACCACATTTTTAATCATACAAATATAGCGAAAGGCGAGTGCAAAGACAAACGGAAATCACATTTCCGACTTGACTCTGCCGAACCGTATCCTATATTCTACAAATATAATGAAAGGTGTGTGCAGAATAAAACAAATACGCTTGTTTTTCATACCGAATCGTATCTTATCTCTCGGTTTGGCAAAGATCTCCTCCTCTTTTGTTCAGGCTCAGAGGGAACTATTATTTATTCTATTCCGAATACAAGAAGCATCGTTACAAAGTAATTACTCCACTACCGACGCAAATATGGCGTTCCTTATCGTACACGACAGCAAATTGTCCGGGAGCGATACCCTGTACCGGTTCCTTCGAAGAGATAGAATACGACTTGCCCTCCTTAATTAAGAGACCTGACGTAAAATCGGGGGTATGCCTGTTCTTAAAAGTTATCTCGACAGGCGATTCCATCTCTCCCCACGGGTCATCTGTAATAAAATGGAACTCCGCCAACTTTAAAACCTTCCCATATTGTTTCTCCGTTCCATACCCGTTCGATACGAATATCGTATTGGTATCGACATCTTTCGCCACGACGTACCACGGACCGCCACTCAATCCGAGTCCCTTCCGTTGTCCTATCGTATGAAACCAATATCCCTTGTGAAATCCCAATATCTTACCGGTTTCGAGCTCTACTATCGCCCCTTGTCGTTCGCCCAAATGTCGACGGATAAACGCATTGTAGTCGATATTCCCCAAAAAGCAAATACCTTGACTGTCACGTCTGGAAGCATTAGGGAGCTTAGCCGAAACAGCCATCTCCCGAACCTCCTGTTTCAATAAATCGCCGATAGGAAATAGCAAATGGGAGACCTGAACAGAGTCTATCTGTGCCAGAAAATCGGTCTGATCTTTCTTTTTATCTCTTGCCGTGGAGAGATAAATTTTACCATTCCTCTCGGTCGTCGTAGCATAATGGCCGGTAGCCGTTTTATCGAACGCATGCCCCCAACGTTCCTCAAAGAAACCGAATTTGATCATTTTGTTACACATCATATCGGGATTAGGGGTTAATCCGAGTTTCACCGTTCGCAAAGCATATTCCATAACATGGTCCCAATATTCCCTATGGAGAGATACGACTTCAAACGGAAGTCCGTACTTACGCGCAATATAAGTACACATTTCTATATCCTCCTCGGCCGAACAGTCGCCTTCGTCATTGTCCATTCCTATGCGAATGTAAAATAAAGTCGGGTCTATCCCTTGCTCTTTCAGCCGATGCACAACAACGGCACTATCCACTCCCCCAGATAATAATACGGCTACGTTCATCTATTCGTTCTCTAATTCCGGTTCCGGTGATACCTGTCTTTCAAAATTAAACTTCTTCCATGCTTTCTGACGAGGTTTCTAAATGAAAAGTCTTCACGAAGAAGGCATCCGCAGAATATCGTCCGGGACCCGCAAGCAGTATAAAAGTATAAATTCCCAAATAAAGCATCGGTAATTCTGCCGTCGACAGGCTAATCGGAGAAAAGGTAAAAAAAGCTGCAATAATCATAGAAAACATCAACGGTAAAACCGCCAACCTTGTCATAAATCCCAACAGCACCAACGAGGAACAACCAACCTCTACCAATATGATAAGGATTAACGAC harbors:
- the mnmA gene encoding tRNA 2-thiouridine(34) synthase MnmA, which produces MNVAVLLSGGVDSAVVVHRLKEQGIDPTLFYIRIGMDNDEGDCSAEEDIEMCTYIARKYGLPFEVVSLHREYWDHVMEYALRTVKLGLTPNPDMMCNKMIKFGFFEERWGHAFDKTATGHYATTTERNGKIYLSTARDKKKDQTDFLAQIDSVQVSHLLFPIGDLLKQEVREMAVSAKLPNASRRDSQGICFLGNIDYNAFIRRHLGERQGAIVELETGKILGFHKGYWFHTIGQRKGLGLSGGPWYVVAKDVDTNTIFVSNGYGTEKQYGKVLKLAEFHFITDDPWGEMESPVEITFKNRHTPDFTSGLLIKEGKSYSISSKEPVQGIAPGQFAVVYDKERHICVGSGVITL
- a CDS encoding tetratricopeptide repeat protein, which encodes MVSRLRCFIGGILFCFFTSSFALHATENDDLVKAMMEVYAEELAANPQDYRTYYSRAMAYFGQGDMKKALSDIDNAIKYFPRKEKDDLAQAYLLRAKILSERGETKSALTDLNSALRLVPNHRLALKDRGDLLCRLGQYDMAKIDYNHLLRMDTRSQSAFMGLARVEAHTGQPVRAKDLLAQAVNLSPKDPKIYLERSEIYKEMDMMPEAVDDLVYAVSLDDGHSGAIQKLVAYSNESYNGVIEGLNRNIERSPRQGMLYYVRATIYKDHYDYASSLRDWNTIVEENFFNFHTVYYNRAFCLSRLTRFDEARADIKRAIEKDSQNAEYYRLLSEIERGDGNLVAAEQAVRQAAVYDPSNVAICLERGMIAYDEGDFGQAISCYNEAVVAAPDEPYSYLARAYTQEYGMENRIAAEADYRKVLSLDGTSAAYGDNLKGIAFAKLHLKKQAEEWERSLLASGSVRNIDYFYLACMYAGFDVDKSISYLDKALQNGYGDYYRIHVDRYSPVSLLPIRHLSQYSDLLYKYRALFGK
- a CDS encoding bifunctional nuclease family protein; this translates as MDTRIKLKVLGLTYSQVQKGAYALVLAEENGPRRIPVVIGVSEAQSIAISLEGIVPPRPITHDLFVSFSHGFGIRLREVCIYKFENGVFSSEMLFDDGTREIRIDARTSDAIAIALRTRSDIYVMQNIIDEAGFVYEENEGKEVVETEELPEEKSLSNCSRKELKERLEKAIASEAYEEAARIQDELNKRDNNL
- a CDS encoding DoxX family protein, giving the protein MKNFAKTVSRFLLCERLSDWAKLGLRVFIGFMMLTHGIAKIEQFDTLKSTFPATMGMSSELSLILIILVEVGCSSLVLLGFMTRLAVLPLMFSMIIAAFFTFSPISLSTAELPMLYLGIYTFILLAGPGRYSADAFFVKTFHLETSSESMEEV
- a CDS encoding nucleoside permease, whose product is MESVKIRLIVMNFLQFFIWGSWLCTLGLYMTTPVEDGGLAFDGALVGSVFALSGIASLIMPALIGVVSDKWVNAERLMGVLHWVGAISLFCAAFVTDYDLFKIAMLVNMLAYMPTLSLSYTVAYNAIDKAGLDRIKDYPPVRVWGTIGFIVAMWIDNLTGFSSNNGQLIMAACASAAMGLYCFTLPACPPAKAMKNNGLMSVLGLDALVLFKNYRTAVFLLFSFLLGAALQVTNMYGVPFLDSFKATHPEAWAVKYSVILSSLSQVSETLFILAIPFFMSRYGIKRVMIISFMAWVLRFGFFAIGGPEGFPVVFLVLSMIVYGMAFDFFNVSGSLFIADEAPASIKASAQGIFMMMTNGLGSIVGGYGAGLVIAYHSENGVVTDWPACWTIFAAYACVIGILFALTFHYKHQAKVKAEKV
- the kdsA gene encoding 3-deoxy-8-phosphooctulonate synthase — its product is MKLENLKYTDSGNFFLLAGPCVIEGEYMAMDIAEKIVGITESLQIPYIFKGSYRKANRSRLDSFTGIGDEKALKILRKVADTYKIPVVTDIHTAEEAKMAAEYVDVLQIPAFLCRQTDLLVAAAKTGRVVNIKKGQFLSPEAMKFAAQKVVDAGNNDVMITERGTSFGYQDLLVDYRGIPIMQKFGFPVILDATHSLQRPNQDSGVTGGMPELIETIARAGIAVGVDGLFMETHPEPCKAKSDGANMLPLDLLEGLLTRLVCIRQAVMSLGSKDK
- a CDS encoding 16S rRNA (uracil(1498)-N(3))-methyltransferase, with translation MQIFYAPDIESVHELPEAESQHCVRVLRMGEGDEIGIVDGGGNKYLAEIVLVHPKRCGIRILKKSKVPNPWRAQVHVAIAPTKNLDRMEWFAEKVTEIGIDSIALLKCRFSERKELKLDRLNKILISAMKQSLKVVLPRLSEMEAFSDFVARPFDGQKFIAHCYAEGERKELSEVYRPGENALILIGPEGDFSLEEVEQAIACGFQPVMLGQSRLRTETAGVVACHTIQVLNQLKSK